The proteins below are encoded in one region of Brachyspira intermedia PWS/A:
- a CDS encoding beta-glucoside-specific PTS transporter subunit IIABC, with protein MGKYESLAKEIIKNVGGKENINSLTHCITRLRFKLKDESKANDEVLKNMDGVVTVMKSGGQYQVVIGNHVAEVYADVCTIAGLESKSSNNEEEENNKGNLFNRAIDIVSGIFQPILGVMSACGMLKGFNALFLALGLYKDSSGLSILLNGIGDALFMFLPLFLGFTSAKKFNLKPMLGLAIGAAMCYPALQLSTLSKNAEPLYTLFANTIFASDVYINILGIPIISMDYTSTVIPVIFIVYFASKCEKFFNKIIPDLVKFFIVPMLVLLVSLPIGFLIIGPVTMFGSMIISQAVFAVRNVSPLIAGTIVGGTWQILVIFGMHWGFIPVYINNMVTLGYDNIMMPFFGCTFATAGVLLAIFVKTKDKKLKEMALPNFISSVFGVTEPAIYGITLPMKKPFIISCIVGALVGGFYGHFNFRKFFAGGMGIFEFPAMINPDGTSGNIIVAVSGAVLAILLGFVITFFTYKDKEKNAEITESTENKESVNDKNKTALLNKEIIFSPLKGKLLKLKDSKDEAFGSESLGKGALIIPEEGKAVSPINGTVSTVTPTLHAIGLTSDSGIEILIHIGINTVELNGKYFKSNLKEGDKVSIGDTLLEFDIDSIVKEGYSIESPVIIVNTDEYLDVLETESNVNINYKDSILTVIK; from the coding sequence ATGGGAAAATATGAATCATTGGCAAAAGAAATCATTAAAAATGTAGGAGGAAAAGAAAATATTAATTCTCTTACTCACTGTATCACAAGATTAAGATTCAAATTAAAAGATGAATCTAAAGCAAATGATGAAGTTTTAAAAAATATGGACGGTGTTGTTACAGTGATGAAAAGCGGCGGACAGTATCAGGTAGTTATAGGTAATCATGTAGCTGAAGTTTATGCTGATGTATGTACTATTGCCGGTTTAGAAAGTAAAAGTTCTAATAATGAGGAAGAAGAAAATAATAAAGGCAATTTATTTAACAGAGCTATAGATATAGTGTCAGGAATATTTCAGCCTATATTGGGAGTTATGTCTGCATGCGGAATGCTTAAAGGATTTAATGCTTTATTTCTTGCTTTGGGATTATATAAAGACAGTTCAGGACTTTCAATACTTTTAAATGGAATAGGCGATGCATTATTTATGTTTCTTCCTTTATTTTTGGGTTTTACTTCAGCTAAGAAATTTAATTTAAAACCTATGTTGGGTTTGGCAATAGGTGCTGCTATGTGTTATCCTGCTTTGCAATTAAGCACATTATCAAAGAATGCAGAGCCTTTATATACATTATTTGCTAATACAATATTTGCATCTGATGTTTATATAAATATTTTAGGAATACCTATAATATCAATGGACTATACATCAACAGTAATACCTGTAATATTTATAGTTTATTTTGCTTCTAAATGCGAAAAGTTTTTTAATAAGATAATACCAGATTTGGTGAAATTCTTTATAGTTCCTATGCTTGTGTTATTAGTTTCATTGCCTATAGGGTTTTTAATCATAGGACCTGTAACAATGTTCGGCTCTATGATTATATCACAAGCTGTATTTGCCGTTAGGAATGTAAGCCCTTTAATTGCAGGAACTATAGTAGGAGGCACTTGGCAGATACTTGTAATATTCGGTATGCATTGGGGATTTATACCTGTGTATATTAATAACATGGTAACATTAGGCTATGATAATATAATGATGCCTTTCTTCGGCTGTACTTTTGCAACTGCCGGAGTTTTGCTTGCTATATTTGTAAAAACTAAAGATAAGAAATTAAAAGAAATGGCATTGCCTAACTTTATATCAAGCGTATTCGGAGTTACTGAACCTGCGATTTATGGTATTACGCTTCCTATGAAAAAGCCTTTTATAATAAGCTGTATAGTAGGTGCTTTAGTAGGAGGTTTTTACGGACATTTTAATTTTAGAAAATTCTTTGCTGGCGGAATGGGTATATTCGAATTTCCTGCTATGATTAATCCAGATGGTACAAGCGGAAATATAATAGTTGCAGTATCAGGTGCAGTTTTAGCTATATTATTAGGATTTGTAATAACTTTCTTTACTTATAAAGATAAAGAGAAAAATGCAGAAATAACAGAATCTACAGAAAATAAAGAAAGTGTAAATGATAAAAATAAAACAGCTTTGCTTAATAAAGAAATAATATTCAGTCCATTAAAAGGAAAATTACTAAAATTAAAAGATTCAAAAGATGAGGCATTTGGTTCTGAAAGTTTAGGTAAAGGTGCTTTAATAATACCTGAAGAAGGCAAGGCAGTATCACCTATAAATGGTACAGTGAGCACAGTTACTCCTACGCTTCATGCTATAGGCTTAACATCTGACAGCGGTATAGAGATTTTAATACATATAGGAATCAATACAGTAGAATTAAATGGAAAATATTTTAAAAGCAATTTAAAAGAGGGAGATAAAGTTTCTATTGGAGATACTTTATTAGAATTTGATATTGATTCTATTGTAAAAGAAGGTTATTCTATAGAAAGTCCTGTTATAATAGTAAATACAGATGAGTATTTAGATGTATTAGAAACAGAAAGCAATGTTAATATAAATTATAAAGATTCAATATTAACAGTAATAAAATAA
- a CDS encoding PTS sugar transporter subunit IIA yields the protein MISLNDVEKYINNSYVILDLKADNKEEAISEMLIYSEANGLRINIAQIIESMYKKEDIISSGLGYGVAFPHVRTNQVEDNDIIFAVSKKGLNYSALDKKPVHLLTMFLTNKNSNEKYLGLLSLFTKISRMSMYPVVLLESKTIEEFKEKLIDISREMLNAKQ from the coding sequence ATGATTTCATTAAATGATGTTGAAAAATACATAAATAATTCTTATGTTATTTTAGATTTAAAAGCTGACAACAAAGAAGAAGCTATAAGTGAGATGTTAATATATTCAGAGGCTAATGGACTTAGAATCAATATAGCTCAAATAATAGAATCTATGTATAAAAAAGAAGATATTATAAGTAGTGGTTTGGGATATGGGGTAGCCTTTCCGCATGTAAGAACTAATCAAGTTGAAGATAATGATATAATATTTGCAGTATCAAAAAAAGGATTAAACTACTCGGCTCTTGACAAAAAACCTGTACATTTACTTACTATGTTTTTAACTAATAAAAACAGTAATGAAAAATATTTAGGACTGCTTTCTCTATTTACAAAGATTTCAAGAATGAGTATGTATCCTGTTGTATTATTAGAATCAAAAACTATAGAAGAATTTAAAGAAAAATTAATAGATATATCCAGAGAAATGCTTAATGCTAAACAATAA
- a CDS encoding 6-phospho-beta-glucosidase, whose protein sequence is MAFDKNFLWGGATAANQCEGGFDKDGRGLANVDVCPIGEDRLKVISGKMKMFDFDDKHYYPAKLGIDMYNHYKEDIKLFGEMGFKVYRLSIAWSRIFPKGDEKSPNEKGLLFYENIFKECHKYGIEPLVTITHFDCPMHLIKEYGGWRNRKLIDFYENLCITLFNRYKGLVKYWITFNEINMILHLPFMGAGLYFEDGEDENKIKYQAAHHELVASALATKIAHEVDPNNKVGCMFAAGSTYPFDCRPENVWEALCRDRKEYFFVDVQAQGKYPNYALKMLEKNNCMPEIWEGDLKLLEENTVDFVSFSYYHSRCVDVSANTQSSEGNVFASAKNPYLKYTDWGWPVDPLGLRVTLNQVYDRYRKPLFIVENGIGAIDTINENGEIIDDYRIDFHREHIKVMKDAVEIDGVDLIGYTTWGCIDLVSASSGEMKKRYGFIYVDLDNEGKGTLKRTKKKSFSWYKKVIASNGEDLD, encoded by the coding sequence ATGGCTTTTGATAAAAACTTTTTATGGGGCGGTGCTACTGCTGCTAATCAATGCGAAGGCGGTTTTGATAAAGATGGCAGAGGACTTGCTAATGTTGATGTTTGTCCTATTGGTGAAGATAGATTGAAAGTGATATCAGGTAAAATGAAAATGTTTGACTTTGATGATAAGCATTATTATCCTGCTAAACTTGGAATTGATATGTATAATCATTATAAAGAAGATATTAAACTTTTTGGTGAGATGGGATTTAAAGTTTATCGTTTATCTATTGCTTGGAGCAGAATATTTCCGAAAGGCGATGAGAAATCACCTAATGAAAAAGGTTTATTATTCTATGAAAATATTTTTAAAGAATGTCATAAATATGGAATAGAGCCTTTAGTTACTATTACGCATTTTGACTGTCCTATGCATTTAATAAAAGAATATGGCGGATGGAGAAATAGAAAATTAATTGACTTTTATGAAAATCTTTGCATAACTTTATTTAATAGATATAAAGGACTTGTAAAATATTGGATAACTTTCAATGAAATAAACATGATACTTCATCTTCCTTTTATGGGAGCAGGACTTTATTTTGAAGATGGGGAAGATGAAAACAAAATAAAATATCAAGCAGCTCATCATGAATTAGTTGCTAGTGCATTAGCTACAAAAATAGCACATGAAGTTGATCCTAATAATAAAGTAGGCTGTATGTTTGCGGCAGGAAGTACATATCCTTTTGACTGCAGACCTGAAAATGTATGGGAAGCATTATGCCGAGACAGAAAAGAGTATTTCTTTGTAGATGTTCAGGCACAGGGGAAATATCCTAATTATGCTTTGAAAATGCTTGAGAAAAATAATTGCATGCCAGAAATATGGGAAGGAGATTTAAAACTTTTAGAAGAAAATACTGTGGATTTTGTTTCTTTCTCATATTATCATTCAAGATGTGTTGATGTTTCTGCTAATACTCAATCTTCTGAAGGAAATGTATTTGCTTCTGCCAAAAATCCATATCTTAAATATACTGATTGGGGCTGGCCTGTTGATCCTTTGGGTTTACGTGTAACTTTGAATCAAGTTTATGACAGATACAGAAAGCCTTTATTTATAGTAGAAAACGGGATAGGAGCAATAGACACTATAAATGAAAACGGTGAGATCATAGACGATTACAGAATAGATTTTCACAGAGAACATATAAAAGTTATGAAAGATGCCGTTGAAATAGACGGTGTTGATTTGATTGGCTACACCACTTGGGGCTGTATTGATTTAGTTTCTGCAAGTTCAGGAGAGATGAAAAAGAGATACGGTTTCATTTATGTAGACTTAGACAATGAAGGCAAAGGAACTTTAAAAAGAACAAAGAAAAAATCGTTCTCTTGGTACAAGAAAGTCATAGCTTCTAATGGTGAGGACTTAGACTGA
- a CDS encoding ankyrin repeat domain-containing protein, producing MVKKYIVLIIVGIVLMVNISYGISQDERNFLNACHYGYIDIIEKLIDKVNINVQDEEKGYTPLMNAIRGRKIETVKILLEHNADVTKIKSNNGRNAFFWAAALDELEMLKLFEKYNPDFNTVDNDGATALFYASKIETMDYLIKNGIDVNKKDITGRTALIQYSLAYQSQNIVKFLIENGADVNAQDNEGITTLMFAVKDYNIEIVNMCLSANANLHIKDKEGKTALFYTLLYFYAIDYGKNMTYNMFGKINTEITEFITGNRKKEQEEATKNVIKFVKLLIDNGADINSQDNKGNTLLMYAVTFKYKPLVDDILKLNPNVNIKNKEGKTANDIAKEYGYKIVK from the coding sequence ATGGTAAAAAAATATATTGTATTAATTATTGTTGGAATAGTTTTAATGGTAAATATTTCTTATGGTATATCTCAAGATGAAAGAAATTTTTTGAATGCCTGTCATTATGGTTACATTGATATAATTGAAAAATTAATTGATAAAGTTAATATTAATGTTCAAGATGAAGAAAAAGGATATACTCCTTTAATGAATGCTATAAGAGGAAGAAAAATAGAAACTGTTAAAATTTTATTAGAACATAATGCAGATGTTACTAAAATAAAAAGTAATAACGGAAGAAATGCTTTTTTCTGGGCTGCTGCTTTAGATGAACTTGAAATGTTAAAACTATTTGAAAAATATAATCCTGATTTTAATACTGTAGATAATGATGGTGCTACTGCTTTATTTTATGCTAGTAAAATAGAAACTATGGATTATCTAATAAAAAACGGTATTGATGTTAATAAAAAAGATATAACTGGAAGAACTGCTTTAATACAATATTCTTTAGCATACCAAAGCCAAAATATTGTAAAGTTTTTAATTGAAAACGGTGCTGATGTTAATGCTCAGGATAATGAAGGAATAACAACATTGATGTTTGCTGTCAAGGATTATAATATTGAAATAGTAAATATGTGCTTATCAGCAAATGCCAATCTTCATATAAAAGACAAAGAAGGAAAAACTGCTTTATTTTATACATTATTATATTTTTATGCTATAGATTATGGTAAAAATATGACATATAATATGTTTGGAAAAATTAACACTGAGATAACTGAATTTATAACAGGGAATAGAAAAAAAGAACAAGAAGAAGCAACTAAAAATGTTATTAAATTTGTAAAGCTATTAATAGATAATGGTGCAGATATCAATTCACAGGATAACAAAGGAAACACTTTATTAATGTATGCTGTAACCTTTAAATATAAACCTCTTGTAGATGATATATTAAAATTAAATCCTAATGTGAATATAAAAAATAAAGAAGGTAAAACAGCTAATGATATAGCAAAAGAATACGGTTATAAAATAGTAAAATAG
- the kdsB gene encoding 3-deoxy-manno-octulosonate cytidylyltransferase → MAKITAIIPARYESTRFPKKLTYELLGKPIIIAVYDNVKAAKKIDDCIVATDSKEIMDICEKNNAKAVMTSSEHTSGTSRIIEVAKKIESDIIINVQGDEPLINESVLNPLIDAFDDENVDIATLKTRIEDDSQLIKDENAVKVVTDINNYAMYFSRATIPHKRFDQNISAEYYKHIGVYAFRKDILLKIEKLEECKYEMIEKLEQLRWLYNGIKIKVLETKKFLHGIDTREDLEFVQNYLRNFAQSELNNENLYK, encoded by the coding sequence ATGGCTAAAATCACAGCAATAATACCTGCTAGATATGAATCAACTAGATTTCCAAAAAAATTAACTTATGAGTTATTAGGAAAGCCTATAATAATAGCGGTTTATGATAATGTCAAGGCCGCTAAAAAAATAGATGACTGTATTGTTGCAACAGATTCTAAAGAAATAATGGATATATGTGAAAAAAATAATGCTAAAGCCGTAATGACTTCATCAGAGCATACTTCAGGAACTTCAAGAATAATAGAAGTTGCAAAAAAGATAGAAAGCGACATTATTATCAATGTACAAGGAGATGAGCCTTTAATAAATGAATCAGTGCTTAATCCTTTAATAGATGCTTTTGATGATGAAAATGTTGATATTGCCACTTTAAAAACAAGAATAGAAGATGACAGCCAATTAATAAAAGATGAAAATGCTGTTAAAGTTGTTACTGATATAAATAATTATGCTATGTATTTTTCTAGAGCCACAATACCTCATAAAAGATTCGATCAGAATATTAGTGCTGAATACTATAAACATATAGGAGTTTACGCTTTTAGAAAAGATATTCTATTAAAGATAGAAAAATTAGAAGAATGTAAATATGAAATGATAGAAAAACTAGAACAATTAAGATGGCTTTATAATGGTATAAAAATAAAAGTTTTAGAAACTAAAAAATTCCTACATGGTATAGATACTAGAGAAGATTTAGAGTTCGTTCAGAATTATTTAAGAAATTTTGCTCAAAGTGAATTAAATAATGAAAATTTATATAAGTAA
- the eno gene encoding phosphopyruvate hydratase, producing MSLIDNIVAREILDSRGNPTVEVDVWLDSGVMGRAAVPSGASTGEHEAVELRDGDKSRYLGKGVQKAVENVNEIICNELIDMDALDQVEIDRTMIELDGTENKGKLGANAILGVSLAVAKAAAEELGMPLYRYIGGTNAKTLPVPMANILNGGAHSSAPIDFQEYMVMPVGAPTFKEGIRYVAEVFHNLKAILHDRGLSTTVGDEGGFAPTLKDNEEPLQVIMQAIEKAGYKPGDDIMIAMDPASSEFYNKDKKKYVFHKSDNRELTPAEMVDFYVDLCNKYPIISIEDGVAEDDWEGWKILTDKLGKKVQLVGDDLFVTNVKRLQMGLDKGVANSILIKVNQIGTLTETLDSIELAKTHNYTAVVSHRSGETEDATIADIVVATNAGQIKTGSASRSDRIAKYNQLLRIEEELGNRAVYLGKKAFYNVIK from the coding sequence ATGTCTTTAATAGATAATATAGTAGCTAGAGAAATATTAGATTCAAGAGGAAACCCTACAGTAGAAGTAGATGTATGGCTTGACAGCGGAGTTATGGGAAGAGCAGCTGTACCATCTGGAGCTTCTACAGGTGAACATGAGGCAGTAGAATTAAGAGACGGAGACAAATCAAGATATTTAGGAAAAGGTGTTCAAAAAGCTGTTGAAAACGTTAATGAAATTATTTGTAATGAACTTATTGATATGGATGCTTTAGATCAAGTTGAAATCGACAGAACTATGATCGAACTTGACGGAACTGAAAATAAAGGTAAATTAGGTGCTAACGCTATACTTGGTGTATCACTTGCTGTAGCTAAAGCAGCTGCTGAAGAATTAGGTATGCCATTATACAGATACATAGGCGGTACTAATGCTAAAACTTTACCAGTACCTATGGCTAATATCTTAAACGGCGGTGCTCACTCATCAGCTCCAATTGACTTCCAAGAATATATGGTTATGCCAGTTGGTGCTCCTACTTTCAAAGAAGGTATACGTTATGTAGCTGAAGTATTCCATAACTTAAAAGCTATACTTCATGACAGAGGCTTAAGCACTACAGTTGGTGATGAAGGCGGATTCGCTCCAACTCTTAAAGATAATGAAGAACCACTTCAAGTAATTATGCAAGCTATAGAAAAAGCTGGATACAAACCTGGTGATGATATAATGATCGCTATGGACCCTGCTTCAAGCGAATTCTATAACAAAGATAAGAAAAAATATGTATTCCATAAATCTGACAACAGAGAATTGACTCCTGCTGAAATGGTTGATTTCTATGTTGATTTATGCAATAAATACCCTATCATCTCTATAGAAGATGGTGTTGCTGAAGATGACTGGGAAGGTTGGAAAATCTTAACTGACAAATTAGGTAAAAAAGTTCAATTAGTAGGTGATGACTTGTTTGTTACTAATGTAAAAAGACTTCAAATGGGATTAGATAAAGGCGTTGCTAACTCTATTCTTATTAAAGTTAACCAAATAGGTACATTAACAGAAACTTTAGATTCTATTGAACTTGCTAAAACTCATAACTATACTGCTGTAGTTTCTCACAGATCTGGTGAAACAGAAGATGCTACTATTGCTGATATAGTTGTAGCTACTAATGCTGGACAAATCAAAACTGGTTCTGCTTCAAGAAGTGATAGGATTGCAAAATACAATCAATTATTAAGAATCGAAGAAGAATTAGGCAACAGAGCTGTTTACTTAGGTAAAAAAGCATTCTATAACGTTATAAAATAA
- a CDS encoding DUF4234 domain-containing protein — translation MNIGAVRSIPTMFILNFFTLGIYHYYWIYYITLEVQNFTKRKDISPLLELLLTIITCNLYSIFWYNKYGNIIHKEIALKIDENDKNDVTQAVMVSFIIVLFVGIPIIGGLIFAFVMGALLSGMSVLYGGAYNSFTLNPEVLLVFAGTILALIIIVLVITAMLLIPDIIMQKKLNSIWTKIKELHYNKN, via the coding sequence ATGAATATAGGTGCTGTAAGATCAATTCCTACAATGTTTATTCTAAACTTCTTTACTTTAGGAATATACCATTACTATTGGATTTATTATATTACTTTAGAAGTGCAGAATTTTACCAAAAGAAAAGATATATCTCCTTTATTAGAACTTTTACTTACTATTATTACATGCAATCTTTACAGCATATTTTGGTACAACAAATACGGAAATATTATTCATAAAGAAATAGCTTTAAAAATTGATGAAAACGATAAAAATGATGTTACTCAAGCAGTTATGGTTTCATTTATTATTGTATTATTTGTGGGTATACCAATTATAGGGGGCTTAATATTTGCTTTTGTTATGGGAGCATTGTTAAGCGGTATGTCAGTACTTTACGGAGGAGCTTATAATAGTTTTACTTTGAATCCTGAAGTATTATTAGTATTTGCAGGTACTATATTAGCACTCATTATTATTGTTTTAGTGATTACTGCTATGTTACTCATTCCTGATATTATTATGCAAAAGAAATTAAACTCTATATGGACAAAAATAAAAGAACTTCATTATAATAAAAATTAA
- a CDS encoding DUF6348 family protein codes for MNNEELDLQFHKLYEEGNHKGIIELILSLPEEQLNDDIKGQLAVAYNNTGEFDLAIEILNSLSEETKSHHTWFYKIAYAYSGKSDMSNANLNIDRALYTLEMNKSLISNEEYDYYSNLYNNLKEYIQGGSLHYEANSVNIDDPDSIIKDISSILSNDIDNEIIEGSIVIKKWNIFINAYPDTITDKSAVINYYISSPDWDRDIFECCASAGKDANTSVGLSNGSFIFGIMTGIKAMNENRILDEVETEFAGKKHKWKVYTSNLVNMGGDNGKPKNVNIYWDMFKDDILKRIGNQKICYIKIYGAKAGNDYSIGELRINDVNIPELADKMNEYVKTWNETDFSSDKQFFFLLQDNETYTPYPFSNDEILKFIREYSNIVLNLKESEESYDKLGNLAEELTKDYSLASDLFLFLPEICADNEFYNELHSGEIVNFNFQSSQKNCSVYKTQLYTYHLINNYLFELFREGAFNGKENEIYLRFINMSAGYNIYSQIKADYEKKNQKLENLEVNLGFNVDDDYEIR; via the coding sequence ATGAATAATGAAGAATTAGATTTACAATTTCACAAATTATATGAAGAAGGAAATCATAAAGGAATTATTGAATTAATACTTTCCTTACCTGAAGAACAATTAAATGATGATATTAAAGGTCAGCTTGCCGTAGCATATAATAATACTGGAGAATTTGACTTAGCAATAGAAATATTAAATTCTTTATCCGAAGAAACCAAAAGCCATCATACTTGGTTTTATAAAATTGCCTATGCATATTCAGGAAAATCTGATATGAGCAATGCCAATTTAAATATAGACAGAGCATTATATACATTAGAAATGAACAAATCTTTAATAAGCAATGAAGAATATGATTATTACAGCAATTTATATAATAATTTAAAAGAGTATATACAAGGCGGAAGTCTGCATTATGAAGCTAATTCAGTTAATATTGATGATCCTGATTCTATCATAAAAGATATATCATCTATTTTATCAAATGATATAGATAATGAGATAATAGAAGGAAGCATTGTCATAAAAAAATGGAATATATTTATAAATGCTTATCCTGATACTATAACAGATAAAAGTGCCGTTATAAATTATTATATATCCAGTCCTGATTGGGACAGAGATATATTTGAATGCTGTGCTAGTGCAGGAAAAGATGCCAATACTTCTGTAGGGCTTTCAAATGGTAGTTTTATATTTGGTATAATGACAGGCATAAAAGCTATGAATGAAAACAGAATACTTGATGAAGTTGAAACTGAATTTGCCGGCAAAAAACATAAATGGAAAGTTTATACAAGTAATTTAGTTAATATGGGTGGAGATAATGGAAAGCCTAAAAATGTAAATATTTATTGGGATATGTTCAAAGATGATATTTTAAAAAGAATAGGAAATCAAAAAATATGCTACATTAAAATATATGGAGCTAAGGCAGGAAATGATTATTCTATAGGAGAGCTTAGAATCAATGATGTTAATATACCAGAGCTTGCCGACAAAATGAATGAATATGTTAAAACTTGGAATGAAACAGATTTTTCATCAGACAAGCAGTTTTTCTTTTTACTACAAGATAATGAAACTTATACTCCTTATCCATTCAGCAATGATGAGATTTTAAAATTTATTCGAGAATATTCAAATATAGTTTTAAATTTAAAAGAGTCTGAAGAATCATACGATAAATTAGGAAATTTAGCAGAAGAGCTTACAAAGGATTATAGTCTTGCAAGTGATTTATTTTTATTCTTACCAGAAATATGTGCTGATAATGAATTTTATAATGAGCTTCATTCCGGAGAAATTGTTAATTTCAATTTTCAATCATCTCAAAAAAATTGTTCTGTATACAAAACCCAGCTTTATACATATCATTTAATCAATAATTATCTCTTTGAACTTTTTAGAGAAGGGGCATTTAACGGCAAGGAAAATGAAATATATTTAAGATTTATAAATATGAGTGCAGGATACAATATATATTCACAGATTAAAGCTGACTATGAAAAGAAAAATCAAAAGTTAGAAAATCTTGAAGTTAATTTAGGTTTTAATGTAGATGATGATTATGAAATTAGATAA
- the licT gene encoding BglG family transcription antiterminator LicT, whose amino-acid sequence MKVGKILNNNVVVVFENGKTEKIVMGRGIAFGKKVGDSIDEEKIDKTFLLENSDNNSKLQQLLKDIPAEYLNTTEKIIAYAKTKAERSLNDFLYITLMDHIYMAIVRTKDGVNIKNMMLWDIKKFYKDEYNIGLKALDIIEEDFNIRLSDDEAGFIALHIVNAQTNDDYGCIKEMGEITKLIQKIVMIVERHFNIKFNEESLYYNRFITHLKFFALRLFQKNIYNDKEDEDLLSVVKMKYKESYECTLKIAEYILLSYSYDISDEEKLYLTIHIEKAKRRE is encoded by the coding sequence ATGAAAGTAGGAAAGATACTTAATAATAATGTTGTTGTTGTTTTTGAAAACGGTAAAACAGAAAAAATTGTTATGGGCAGAGGTATAGCCTTTGGTAAAAAAGTTGGTGATAGTATAGACGAAGAGAAAATTGATAAAACGTTCTTATTAGAAAATTCAGATAATAACAGCAAACTTCAGCAATTATTAAAAGATATACCTGCAGAATATTTAAATACTACAGAAAAAATTATTGCATATGCAAAAACTAAAGCAGAAAGAAGTTTAAATGATTTTTTGTATATCACTTTAATGGATCATATATATATGGCAATAGTTAGAACTAAAGACGGTGTAAATATAAAAAATATGATGCTTTGGGATATAAAGAAATTTTATAAAGATGAATATAATATAGGTTTAAAAGCTTTGGATATTATAGAAGAAGATTTTAATATAAGACTTTCAGATGATGAGGCAGGTTTTATAGCACTTCATATAGTTAATGCTCAAACTAATGATGATTACGGATGCATAAAAGAAATGGGCGAGATTACAAAACTTATACAAAAAATAGTTATGATAGTAGAGAGGCATTTTAATATAAAGTTCAATGAAGAATCTTTGTATTATAACAGATTTATAACTCATTTAAAATTTTTTGCTTTGAGATTGTTTCAGAAAAATATTTATAATGATAAAGAAGATGAAGATTTGTTATCTGTGGTAAAGATGAAATATAAAGAATCTTATGAATGCACTTTAAAAATAGCAGAATATATTTTGCTTTCTTATTCTTATGATATAAGCGATGAGGAGAAATTATATTTAACTATACATATAGAGAAAGCAAAAAGGAGAGAATAA
- the gpmA gene encoding 2,3-diphosphoglycerate-dependent phosphoglycerate mutase, translating to MTKVVLIRHGESVWNKENLFTGWADVTLSEKGIEEAKAGGVELKKAGFTFDKAYTSTLTRAIKTLNLVLEEMGLLWIPVDKCWQLNERHYGALQGLNKSQTAEKYGEDQVKIWRRSYDTPPPALEKSDERYPGHDPRYKNLSEKELPLTECLKDTVARVVPFWENVILPDIKAGKKIIIAAHGNSLRALVKYLDNISDEDITELNIPTGMPLVYELDDNFKAVNKQYLGDPEAVKKAMEAVANQGKKK from the coding sequence ATGACAAAAGTTGTTTTAATTCGTCATGGTGAGAGTGTTTGGAACAAAGAAAATCTGTTTACAGGTTGGGCAGATGTTACATTATCAGAAAAAGGAATAGAAGAAGCTAAAGCAGGCGGAGTTGAGTTAAAAAAAGCAGGATTTACTTTCGATAAGGCATACACTTCTACACTAACTCGTGCTATCAAAACTTTAAATTTAGTATTAGAAGAAATGGGACTTTTATGGATACCTGTAGACAAATGCTGGCAGTTAAATGAAAGACATTACGGAGCTTTACAGGGATTAAACAAATCACAAACAGCTGAAAAATATGGTGAAGATCAAGTAAAAATTTGGAGAAGAAGTTATGATACTCCGCCTCCAGCATTAGAAAAATCTGATGAAAGATATCCTGGACATGATCCACGTTATAAAAACTTATCAGAAAAAGAACTTCCATTAACTGAATGTTTGAAAGATACAGTTGCAAGAGTAGTACCTTTCTGGGAAAATGTTATACTTCCAGATATTAAAGCAGGCAAAAAAATCATCATTGCTGCACATGGTAACAGCTTAAGAGCTTTAGTAAAATATTTGGATAATATTTCTGATGAAGATATTACTGAACTTAATATACCTACAGGAATGCCTTTAGTTTATGAGCTTGATGATAATTTCAAAGCAGTTAATAAACAGTATTTAGGAGATCCTGAAGCTGTTAAAAAAGCTATGGAAGCAGTAGCAAATCAAGGTAAGAAAAAATAA